The sequence below is a genomic window from Dermacentor andersoni chromosome 6, qqDerAnde1_hic_scaffold, whole genome shotgun sequence.
TTGGCGCCACAGATGTCGTCCATCAACTTCTTCCCGTGGCTGCGCAGAGTGCTCTCCATTCTTCACATGGGAACATGCGGGAGGCTCAGGAGCGCTTTGATACGAAGGGATCGCCTCTCAGAGTGAGTGGGCTGGCCGAGCAGAGCTCAAGTTCGGCGTTACGCGGGTCGACCAGACATTCTATACTTGCGATGGCAAGTTGTACGTCTTTGTATTGGTTCGTAAGATTGCTTTTCCGGAGACTTTTGTAGGTCATGTGCGCCTCCGAGATGGGTAACCGTGCGAAACTTTACTTATGATAGCCAGTTATGCTTAGTGTTTGCGTTGGTCAGTGAGGCGCCTTGTCTGAAGCTGGTTGTGTGTCACAGGTGCCTCCGAGATGTGTAATCGCGCAAAAttgtacttaagaggaagctttagctcgggcgctcctatctaaatacatgtaaaaggagaattcgtttttctcagcaaccgcAGCATCATATTTGACGAGGTATGTTGCGTTAAAAAGAAAatcttaaattctagtgactgttggttttgaatttttgatttagctcctcaatcttttattaaaaattggcaaaaactgAGAAttctcaaaaaacgaaactatgaagtttacaactctgtaactcagaaacgtaaaacgataatacaattctttgaattgcatctaatagtgcatctaaagcgaacaatattgatatgctatacatgaacttcaagaaatttagtaatatgcaaatacagcttttgcagaaccgttGTAAACAACGTGACAGATTCACGTAAGATTTAAAacgacatatcgaatttgtccgctttcagtggtctaatggatgccgtttacagaactgccatatctgtttttgatgcagagttacgaatttgtaaacttcgctcttatccttctttttcaagctttcaaattttcgaaaattcttttaacaaaattcaggacttCAAGCGTAGtcccacttccaacagtcactagaatttaactttctctctcaaatgcaacaaaaatcATCAAAATCTGtacaggggttatttcagaaaaaaaaaaaaacgtttttgcattttacatctatttgaataggccgcgtcggagttgggcccgagctgaagcttcctcttaagtgtttTCGCTGGTTCATACCATCTTGGCTGAAACCCTCTCTATGTCTACTgaccaaaaaagaaagataaaatatGGGAGAAAACGCGAAGGTCGTCACCGATGTTTCGGAGGCAACAGCAATAATTTGCAGACGGCCTGATAGATGGCACAACAATACGCGCTGCGGAAAATTTACTAAGTTAGCTCAGAGGCTTCCCTAAGGAGCATAGCTCTGCGCCTTGCTAGCCAAAGGTGGTCAGCATGTGCCTGAATTAAGTGCTGCTTGATCGGCTAGAGAATATATATGTATACCGACTAGCGTCACCGTACGCGTGGGAGACCTGAACTTGCAATTTCTTTCAGTCTTAGGCGATGAGTCTTTGATCTTGCCTGCTTAAAATTCCTTAAGTTGACAAGAATGAAATGCTATTTACAGACAAGACAAGAGTGAAATGCTATTTAGAGACCCTCCCCTTGtattccttgttttctctctctacaGGACCCTAATAAGTCTTCACGAGAAAACCTATGAGGACGGCGTGGTTCGCGACTACGTTGATGCCTTTCTCAGCGAGATGAGACGACCAGAGCAAGAAAAGAAGACTTTCACGCGTGAGTGTGTAGAGTAAGAGCAATTCGAGGAATATCGAGTTCAAGCCCCATCTAATATTCCCTGTCCAGCGGGAACGCCTTCCTGTTTCTCTGGCCCGCGTGCCATCTGCAGCGCACTTTTCAACGGACATGATTCCGTCCAACATTCAGCCTATCAGTCCTAACATATGCGGTGTTTATCTTTACTCCCTCTCTTAAACGCCCTCTGTCGTCGACCACGCGCTTTGTTGCAGGCGACGTGCTTAAGAGCAACGCGTCCGCCTTCTTCGGTGGCGGGAGCGAGACCGTGCGCTCCGCGATAGAGTGGCTGCTACTGATGTGCGCCGCCAAGCCGGAGATGCAGGATCGCATCCGGGCCGAGATCGACGTCGTGCTCGGTCAAAGCGGTCAAGGTTCTCACGTGCTGTGGGAAGACCGCAGCAGGATGCCGTACACGCAGGCCTTCATCTGGGAGATGGCGCGCTTCGAACCGGTCAACCCTCTCGGCCTCATGCGATGGTGAGCTCGCGAAACAAGGACGTCCCGGCTCATCGCTGTTCTTAGCGGGGCTATACAGAGAGACGCTCTACCGGctgacttcgtctttctcttcgcgaagtcctcctcctcctcctcgtcctcctgcTCTTGGTCCGACTTGCGAACGCCGCCGCTTGCGTTCAGACTCGTTTGCGTTGTTGTTCTCTCCGTGAGGAATGTGATCGAGATACCCGAACGTAGGATAAGGAGCAGGTATAACGTTGCTGTTACCTAGACAACCTACAGCCGAGTCACTTTCCAGGGTGGTGTCAGTACATACGCTCTCTAGGTTGGATCGAACGTATATATGGACATTTTTATTTTCGCTCAACGAGATGAGTTGGTAGCCTGCGCTTACAAAAAATCGTGCCTGTATCCTTGTGTGGTGTGAATTTCTTTGGTTTCGCGCTTTATTTACCTACAATACCTTCCAGTATGTGCATGGAAAGGGCTTGCGAGCTTATTCTGTCGCGTTTTCAACCTCTAAGTCATAGCGCTATCTGTGATATGGCTTGACGCATTCTACTTTAGGTCTCAGTAGCACTTAgcaacttttttgttgttgcctgATGTGATCTCTCCACGCTGTCACCGCAGTGCCAGCGAGGACACGAAAATAAGCGGCTACGTCATTCCGCGAGGAAGCATCGTGATCTCTTCGCTGAGGTCCATTTTCCACGACACGTCCTTCTGGGAAGACCCAGAAGTTTTCCGGCCCGAGCGCTTCTTGGTCGAAGGAGGGACCCGAGCCAGGAAACCCGAGAGGCTGATCCCTTTCTCATACGGTGAGAGCGTGGCGATGTCTTCTTTCGTACTTTATTGCCGCAGCGTCTACAAAGAGGGTACTAAGACACTACATGTCAAATCAAGGCAAAGGTGACGCAGGGAAACGTAGGTGGTGGAATAGGAGGAGTAAAGGACAGGAAGCGAGGGTAGATATCGGCGAACAAGAGAAGCCTTAGGCTCGGACCATTGCATTTCGAAGAGGAACGTGTATTCGtcctctcctccccctccccctttccccatGAGGCGAGTAGGATAAGCGCCCGCACGAAGGAGCGAGATAAGGGCTGGGTTTACCCAGCACGGTATCACGCTAATACGCAACCGGTAATATGCATGCGTCAAGCTAAACACCTGTACATTGAGTTACGGCATAGTTAATACGTACTCCATCTAGCGTGTACATATACGCCGTAGTAAAAGTAAATGTGAGTGTTGATGATCGATAACAATGATGTCTGTATGCATACCCTCCGAAGCGAGGCGCCGACAAATAGGCGGCTATCCTAGTATGAACGCCAGTAGTGACATCACTTAGTAGCAGCGCGGCCACCTAGTAACAGTAGGGTGCCTAGTACACTAGTACACTATAATGCGTCCCCTCTTGCACGGTAGGGGAAAACAGCTGGGCTAGATCGTGACATCTGGCGACACTGTGGTCAACACTTTGCTAAACCGAAACAGAACTTTCGTTACAGTCACCAACGGCGCAGCGATTACCGGCTGACTGATACGCATTTGCAGCGCCATAATCAACACTTAATTTATATCGTTGCTCTCGAAGCAAAGAGCTGTGCGGAGCACATGAGTGTTCTCACCGCGGTATGTTGATCACAATGTTATCAGGTGTCGCTACGAGTGCTGCCGTTGCCGGATACGTATTCTGGTATACTGCGCCACACGTATCAGCTAGTGCGTCTCTGGTGTGCTAAAGCTCCATTATCAGGTGTTCATGTTCATCGTATTGCTTGACACTCAGacacaaaaaaaatatagaatGCAACTGCATACCTCGTGCTCTTGAAGCCAGAGTAAGAAAACGTTCTTATCGAAAACGTCGCTTGCTTACAGGCAAGCGTTCTTGCCCCGGGGAGATGATCGCCAACATGGAGACGTTCATCTTTCTTACCACCATCCTGCAGCACTTCATCATCGAGGTGCCTCCCAGTGGTCCGGCCCTTGCTTTCGACGAGGTGTTGACCATATCCCTTAGGCCCCGATCGCAGGAATTGGTATTCCGCGCGCGAAAAATGCGCGCTTGACAGCACCCCTAATAGATCCTGCAGCAAGTGGTCTTGCAGAGTACTCGAATCATACGCGCTCCGAGACGCCGCTTGGAATTCCTGCGAACCCTCCGTTACCGCTCTgtggttatgatgatgatgatgtttcagTGGCATCCCcgttgaaatggggcggtgaaaaatagtcacctaggctgcttgatttaatcaggtcgCCAATACATGTTCTTTACCTAGCATTTTTGTGTACATCGCCTTAATATTTTTTCCcctttgaatatatatatatatatatatattgtaagcactattaacgtacttcgtcgttttcatttgtacatagccatcatcatcttcactgttcttcgacttcttcgcgcgtgagctgggggcgttgcctttggtggaataaacagcgctggacaacttgatcggtctcggtattataaagtggtggaggtacgtcaagatcccgacgtcctctcgcgttcccgtcgtccctggagctccgttccggtcgccgcctgcacccaactacccctacaacaatggacacttccgaccccggcccttccggcgcctcaaaccctaccacacagacgaccccacctgcggcgccctcttggactgtgacgagccctcagcgcgatccccctgtctttgcgggactccgcggtgatgacgtagacgattggatcgaccactacgaccgcgtgagttcttgtaacaagtggaacgacacccagaaattgaggcacgtcgccttctacttgaccggtgttgcaaagacgtggtatttcaaccacgaaaccgacatcgcggattggaccacgtttacctcgaagctgcggcaaatcttcgcttcctcgtctggccgtgcagaagtcgccaaacagaagctgggaacgcgccgccaacttccccaagagtcttacacctcatacatagaggatgtcttggctctgtgccgccgtgcgaatcctagcatgacggaagccgaacgcgttcgccacatcttaaaaggcattgggcctgtcgcgttcaacgccttaatcgtgcaaaatccggcttctgtccaagacatcacttcaacgtgtcaacgcctcgacgagctgcagtctattcgtcttccacatgacagcagcgatcctcaggttgctcattctccagatctacgtgctcttatccgcaccatcatccgcgaggagcttcaactacaagacctaaagcgtccccctgctgcctgcgcaccaacccccaccttcgacttgcgcgaggtcgtaaagcaggagttgacagcgatgactacacccacgacgcatcttgctccggtagcgcgctccacccctacctacgcggatgttgtttcgctacccacccctaccgtgacttccgtgcctactggcgtttcctatgaccatttggcttcgatgggaaccagagcacttgctgcgccatcgtaccctcagtggcgtccacctcgtccggtttgttttcactgtggcatacgcggccatatatctcgcttctgccgccggcgccagcaggatgaaaggcgaggctatgctgagcacgaaagagaccgcactcgccgatcagacgactactatcccggaccgcactcattccctcaacagcgttctccgtctccaccagctgctcccaatctgcctcatagttcccgttcggccagacgtcgttctccatccccttaccggcgctctacatcaccacttcgtcccacttcccattttgtcgaccagcactcggaaaactaactgttgcagtttttggaggggaaactgcttcttatcggtcttcaaaaattcctcctgttcgcccggccaacatgctttctgtgactgtcgaaggtgttcccgcatcagctctcatcgataccggtgccgccgtttctgttcttcggagtgatctgtgttcccggctccgtaaagtaaaaacgccttatcttggacctattttgcgtggcgctaataatgcattcattcaccctgacggacagtgtactgctcgtgttctcatcgacggcatacgccaccacatcgagtttatcatccttccaacgtgtatccatgaacttatactgggttgggacttcctacattctgcttcagccgtcatttcatgtagagaggaagttgtccacatcacggatacagagcttgaacctgttgcggactcttcactttcatgcgtgaacttggtcctcgcttcagactacgtcctgcgtcctggtcacgaagacgttgtagccgtaacgtccagtcagatcgccgacggagacgccctagtcgccccttcttcccgctgtacttctcgcggaattctcattgccacctgtctcgtccggttttcacgcggccgcgcccttctgtctgcttgcaacacgaccccagatcctgtgatgctgcccaaagggatgactgtggcaaccctcgccgacactcaaccaatctctctagtcacgctttgtccttcttcatcgccagcaccaacctcaggtttggatgattctttccctcctccagccgttcttggttctgacctaacagccgcgcagtccgaagccttaatggtggtcttggcaaaacacaaagcctgtttcgatagctgttcctctgtgttgagccaaactcctgcggctacacaccgtatcgaaaccgaaggttccgctataatacgacgacgcccctatcgtgtatcgccgtccgaacgaaaggtcattgaacaacaggtcgctgacatgcttgcgcggaagataatacgaccttcatctagcccatgggcgtctcccgtggtcctggtaaagaagaaagatggctcagttcgcttttgcgtggattatcgagcgctcaataagatcacacgcaaggacgtatatccaatacctcgaattgacgacgctttggacacactacaaggggcggagtatttctccagcattgatcttcgatcaggatattggcaaattccgatgaacgagactgacaaagaaaagaccgcattcgctacaccggatggcctttatgaatttaacgtgatgccttttggcctttgcaatgctcctgccacatttgagcgcatgatagacaacgtacttcctggtctaaaatggaagacatgcctctgttatctggacgatattgtcatcttttcgtctgacttcagccaacatcttcaacgattagacgaagttctcaagtgccttgcgaatgctggtctccagatcaatacaaaaaaatgcaaatttgcaaccaaaacaataaaagtattgggtcacgtcgtctcaaaagatggcatccagcctgaccccgacaagattagtgccgttcttcagtttcctcgcccccagcaacagaaagatctacgtagtttcctcggcttggcgtcatattttcgtaggtttatacgcaacttcgcagcaatagcagctcctctacacaagctactggttaccggtgcctctttcacgtggactagcgactgcgagtcggcttttcaagctcttaagcggcatcttacttccggaccagtgcttcgccacttcgataatcgatatatatatatatatatatatatatatatatatatatatatatatatatatatatatatatacataccttgtACCGCTGACCATGACTGTATATAAGAGACCCGGCTGTAtcgatctcttccctgcttttttcccaccaatactctaactGTCTCTTTCTTACTGACTGCTGACCGGACGATGCTTCCGCCCACTTCAAATCCAAGTGGTCCTGGaaagtgtacgttacctacggttctctctgggtgaatctcttcgcattccatagggatgtgctgagtggtctccggagtTTTGCTGCAgcatggatggacggacggacggacggacggacggacgtgtgtgtgtgtgtgtcttgttaTTTTATGGtaatgttctacctatgttaaaaaagaatgaaattaaCAGAAAAGGGAATAAACaagatgaattcccataaccaaactttctgaacccctattgtgaagtttgttttctatacgcctccgttgtttgccgcttccctacttttattccaccagttctcgaatcgcctcttactaatctctattgtgggcATGTTTAGTTTCTCcctgctctcgttgaacccaagggcttcaaggaggccagtgattcctaaatctaccgctgggccgtgttacgtttcgcctacaacgcgcggtaatgccggcgcggatgcaacggacgccggggctttgttcaaagcggcggacattttggcccgttcgacgccgccgcaacgcctacccgccaagcgtgtccaggcgtgtttcagtgccacgtgtcttcgtgtgtgcgtgtgtgtgtgtgtgcccacgcttgtcaaagcgcggcagccggggagcggagctccccaagtgagggttggcgatgcgtcactacactcggttcagcaggtctctcggctcgaccgtgcgcgccgtcgtgggctcatgctccgccgtcccgtgaccttcatcccgtgaccttcatcccgtgaccttcccttttggaccgcgacgccgagagtataagagcagctgcccccggacgccaggagagaggctccgatttgtactgttgagttacgtgctctcccgtctctccacttcggtcgacctgaccggccgctcttttgctatgttagaataaacaagttgttctgttaccagtcttctcttgctttgccgggaccttcagatgcttccagtgccccaggccgccaggccaacgctacccttggggcttgtgacccattggcaataacgggcgtcagcaccgagaccccaacaactcgtgccagcggtgcgattacaacatctggttgccagcggtgagatcgcgacaacggaggccagcagcgaagagatgcggttgactgtatgctgagcagcacaacgaccatccgggagcagcgcaacgagccctgtgtgatgactggttgcctgcagcggaacgactgcgctgaagtcttggctgcaaggtttggtgagtgcgggactttcttcttccgagttttgccaggcttttgttagtgttagaaacagagctggtaattgtggttgtcgttgctaccgggttagtttgcggcaagacaatagtaggcagtagagaaagcagcattcagagcagccatggatttgaagtcgttgcgcaaaccgaaattgctagagcttgcgagagagttgggtctggatgtctcagacaaactcagaaaaccagaactgctaagggctattcttgagttagaagctgaggatgacgagctgtcggaatgccttgagaccattgaggagagggagcttgaacttaaagaacagaaagagaaagatgagcgtgaacgaaaagaacagaaagaaaaagaagagcgcgaacacgctttggaaatgaagcgtctcgaggtagagatggaacgcgctcgtaatggaagtcaggcacacggtgcaggagaacgagtattgttcaaaatgactgacctgatgcggccgtttaagcttggagaggacattggtttgttcctggttaactttgagcgaacgtgcgagaagcaggggttctctcgggaaacgtggccacagcgcttgctcactttgctacccggcgaggcggccgacgtagtcgctcgcttggagagagaggaggcagaggatttcgacaaagtgaaatcgagtctgctaaaaaagtaccggctgtcagcggaggcgttccgtcggaagtttcgggaaaatgagaaaggcagaagtgagtcatatacagagtttgcgtacaggcttatgtcaaacatgcaggagtggctcaaagaagagaaagcgtttggtgaccacgagaaagttctgcagtgtttcgggctagaacagttttatagtcggttacctgagaacgtgcggtactgggtcttggataggccagacgttagtacggtggctcgagccgctgagctagccgaggagtttgtgacgcgtcgggctcgtggagctaaggacggtcaaaagggtgagtttggctccaagtttgagaggccaaagttcacgcccatgagagcaaagggggatacacgtagtgcggatgcgagtgaaagcagtccgaccgaacgtaaggagacggcggcaaccgaagccgaacgcagaaagcggttcgagacgaggcaagcgcgcgtttgttatacatgccagaagccgggtcacttttcggcgcagtgtccagaaacaaaaacacaagtcgtgtttttgtctatatgcagcactgacgagaacatgaagcttctcgagccttacatgcgagacctcctcgtgaacgggaaagagtgccgagtgcttcgcgattccgcagctacaatggatgtagttcacccctcttacgttgtggggatttggggaattcgacgcgccattgcgcgggcgcatttcacccatgtctgcaatcctttttgccacgtcgtccttgctccgaaccagttttggcggtggcgctccacttgcgctggttcgcggtgagggcggagctagtgacgtcacggggCGGCCCcgggtggctactgccgtgacggtagcgactctcttgctccttgggacagcgcccggtacgtacatgcttcctctcgtccgccgacacctttgtgactaggactgagctcacgcacggtgcctttgcccgtgcggggagcgcgtacctcgtgttgttcctatcccgacgctaagccgaagaacgggtgcctagtgctcgcgcgaggtcgtaccacgccgagccgcactcatcggaggccgaagccgaaggagattgcccgagctctcccgagttgacccatcggttatcgcgagagcgagtagcatagccgccgggacttttcctagcggcgcgtcccagcttgagcctgtgctctcgcagcgacgtgctacaggcgcccctaactgtattttcgcccttggtgcgggacccctttggttccccgccgtcccgggaccgggcgttcgtgcagtgttgggtgccgttggagacaataaacggtttccgtcaatttagggcaatactgtgttcttgcgtgcgtcgctcggtagcccctcgtggcctgagctcgcgcgcagcggcgctagaggctgacggctgacgcggccctgtggctcgctaagctcgaacccgcggtggtcggtactcctgtgagaccctaagaccccacactggcgcccaacgcggattcaaaggctcattaagcttttgtctgtgcttagccgagtcagtacgcctttgcatattgtactcgccgcgttatgtctgctaggcctagtgacctttgtcatttgttaggtgacttttgccctttgttaccgcgagcagacgccgcgttgctcgataacggggccagtgctccccttgagcagcgaacttatgcaccctcacctgtcgcagccccctgtggggacgacaacacgaggcgctacgtaccagctcccattggagcagtagcgttgtttgggaacggggccagagccctccccgaacagtgcacaccagcacattcgtctgccacgattcccttcggaatgcagggcagtgcgatgtcgcagcgctctcgatcggctccctgtggagtttacggagcgcagcacggaaacggggccttagccctctccgacgtttgcccgctggctgctcctcaaatgagcagccaaaaccagtggtctgccacggccccctgtggggactacaatgctgcagccacgaatttcgctCACTCGTCTCCCTTTGGAGCGCATTCGGTTGTGCCCAGTGGCGCAACCTTCGAGCGCGCGCCTGTTTTGTCGACGCTGGCTGCAAGCGGCCTAAGCAATTCACGTATAGCTGCCTCAAGTGGCGGCTGTGAACGACAGCAGGCGCACCCCGCTAGGAGCCCGTTTTGCTCTGGGGC
It includes:
- the LOC126522903 gene encoding cytochrome P450 2J4-like, whose product is MPEAVTWDCAITALIVALAAPLLHYLWFSVRRMFRPDLPPGPRGLPLLGYLPFMTEHGHRDIEKLKQKYGNVFGLQLGLRYVVFLCDFDSIKEALWNDALLDRAHEFPFNVHEKSQSITVANGPRWKEQRRFAMRTFKTLISTRQALQRHAHDELSNLVRELASHKGEPVAISSLLVSSTSNVITALVYGRRFEYGSPERVELDEFADGIMALAPQMSSINFFPWLRRVLSILHMGTCGRLRSALIRRDRLSETLISLHEKTYEDGVVRDYVDAFLSEMRRPEQEKKTFTRDVLKSNASAFFGGGSETVRSAIEWLLLMCAAKPEMQDRIRAEIDVVLGQSGQGSHVLWEDRSRMPYTQAFIWEMARFEPVNPLGLMRCASEDTKISGYVIPRGSIVISSLRSIFHDTSFWEDPEVFRPERFLVEGGTRARKPERLIPFSYGKRSCPGEMIANMETFIFLTTILQHFIIEVPPSGPALAFDEVLTISLRPRSQELVFRARKMRA